The Candidatus Dependentiae bacterium sequence GTTGCTTTTGCTGAACGTCCACCAAGCATATCAATGATACCTTTAGCTTTGAATTTTGCATCTTTGCTTGTTGGGATATACATCATTTCTTTAACAGGATTGTTAACAGCGTATGAAACACCTTTAACGATCATCATAACTCCAAAGGTAGCCCAGAACAATGTCATTGGGCTTGAGTAACCACTTTGGTAGTACAAGTAAAGAGAGATTAAACCAATTGCAAAGCTTACAGGATATAGCTGTAAACAAATACGAACACCGAATTTTTTAATGATAGCGCTTGTTCCAAGTAGAGCCAAAGCAAATGCTAAGCCGTTTGAAGCAACACCAAAAATACCAAGGAACCATTTAAATGTTGATTCATCAAAAAGAACTGCAGCTTGTGATTTCATTTGGTAATCAACAATTCCGCCAGCAATTTCATAGAAAGTAGAAACAACCAAAACACCCATTAGATATTTATGTGTTAATAGAAGTCTAATTCCACCAAACATATCTGGTTTAGTTTTTTTCTCTTCTTTGTCAGATTTCATTTGATCTGCAGGAGTAGTTGCAATTAAATATTTGATTGCAAAAATAAGACCAATTAAACAACCAACCGCAACTGCAAATAGTGGCCATGTTGGAAGACGTTTAATAAGCATTAAAGATGATCCTGTGATCGAACCAATTTGTCCGAAAGCAACAATGAAAGGAAAAGCTCTTTTTGCTTGATCTGTTGTTGAAATACTAACAGTAAAAGACCAGAACAAAGCAACTAAAACAGAACCTAGAGATTCAGTTAACAAATAGTTACAAATTCCTGTGTATTTTAAAGCTGTTGCGCCAACAAACTCAGAACCGTGAGTTGCTTGAAGATACAGAACTGTACCAATTACAGAGAAACAAACTGTATAAAATGTTGCAATAATGTAAAACAATTTATGTTTTTCGAACATATCAACAAGTTTTGTGTAGATCATAACTACACCAAGAACAACGAATGGAGAAATTGCTTTAGTTACTGGAGCCCACAAACGACCTTCATCTGCATGATAACCAAGCGATGTTGGGAATGCTAATTTATAAAGAACTAAATCTTTTAAAAGTCTTAACAACCAATATGCACCGATTGTAAATAGAAATGCTACTGCAAGTAGAGAATATTTTTTAATTTCTTCTCTTTTAATATCTGGATAAAAGAACTGAACTACACCTGTAATCATAGAAATTTGCCTTTCTGATGTTTTGACTCATTTACTTATTTGATAAAATTACTTTATTTTTACTTTTGAAATTGAACTCAAGATTTGATTATTTGCTCTTGTTTGAATAGATCTATTTCCAAAATATGATAGCGTAAAAATAGAGAAAGTACAAGTTTTATACCAAAACAACCGCTACTCACTTGCATTCTTCGTGTGGACACGTAAGAACAATAATCCCATTTTCATCTGTTTTCTTCAAAAGATAGGGACTTTTGTCACACTTTAAACATGGACTATCTTGGATGTCTGAAAATATGGCATAGCGACACTCTGGATAGTTACCGCAACCCCACAAAGTTCCACCGCTCCACTTTCTTTCTTCAACAGATCCAGCACACTCGGGACAACAAAACGATGCTTTTTTACGTTGAATATACTTACACTCTGGATACCCGCTGCATCCTACAAACTGCCCAAATCGTCCATTAACTTTTCTCAGTGATTTGCCACACTTTTCACAATCACCAAGTGGCGATGTCTGTTTTTTCTTAGAAACTGATTTTTCTACAGTTGTCGTTTTTGGAATGTAAAAACTCACATTCCAGCATACCAGACCACAGACAATAAAAGCCACTGCAGTGAGCAGTGGCCACATAAATTTTGAGTTTGTTTTTATAGACATTTAATATTACTCTGCTTGAGCAACAACGTGCTTGCAACCATCCTCTGGACAAATTAGATTTGTTTTTCCAGAGCGATCAGTCTTTTTAAGCATGTACAAACTTTTGTTACACTTTGGACAAGGCGATTGCTCAATATCTGAAAAAATTGAAAATTTACATTTTGGATAACCTTGGCATCCCCATAGCTTACCACCACGCCATTTGCGTTCAGCGATAGATCCACTACAAAGCGGGCATGGAAATGAAGCAATGTTTTGTTTGATGTTTTTACATTCTGGATAACCAGAGCACGCAACAAATTCCCCAAAGCGGCCCTTCATCAAACGCATTGGCTTGCTGCATTTGCTACACTTTTCATCTAAAAGAGTTGGTTGATCAGTATCTTCAAGAAGCACAATTGTTCCATCATCTTTACGTTCAAACTTGCTTGTAAACGTACATTTTGGATATCCAGGACAGCCAAGAAAGCTTCCATTTTTCCCCAGACGAACGACTAATTTTTTTTCATTACACGAAGAACAATCAAGAGGAGTTTCTTCTAATGTTTTTTTACCAAGCTTGCTAGTTTGTCCTTTAAACTTCTCTAGATCAACGGAAAAGGATTCCCAGAATTCATTTAAAAGCTTATCTCTTTCCATATTGCCACTTGCAATCTTATCAAGATCTTCCTCCATGTGAGCCGTAAACTTAAGATCCATAATTTTTGGAAGATTTTCATCAAGCATTTCTGTAACTTTCATGCCAAGATCTGTTGGCACAAAACGTTTTTTATCAAGTTCAACATATTTTCTAGCTTGAATAGTGCTTATAATTGTTGCATAGGTACTTGGTCTACCAATCCCTTGTTTTTCAAGTTCTTTTACAATTGTTGCTTCAGAAAATTTTGCAGGTGGTTGTGTAAAATGCTGCTTTGGATCTATTTTTTCTAACGCTAACGGTTCATTTTCCTTCAAACCATTTGGCAACTTGACAACTTTATCATCATCTTCTTCTTCAGTTTGATATGCTTTCAAAAAGCCATCAAAGGTCAGAGTTGAACCGGTAACTTTAAACGTATATTTATCTGCTACAATCACAACTTGACGCTGTGCATACAAAGCAGGCTTCATTTGTGACGCAACAGCACGCGACCAAATTAATTGATATAATTTATAAATTTCAGCAGAAACGTATGGCTTAATGTCATCAGGCTTTAATGACATTTCAATAGGCCGAATCGCTTCGTGAGCGTCTTGAGCGCCTTCTTTCTTACCATATAAATTTGGCTTAGTTGGCAGATATGTTTTGCCCCACTCAGATAAAATAAATTCTCGAGCGCCATCAATTGCTGTTTGAGAAAGCCTTGTAGAATCGGTTCTCATATAGGTAATAAGTGCTGTTGGAGATTTTGGATCCTCAAGCGGAATACCTTCATACATACTTTGCGCTATCGTCATTGTTTTTTTAACTGAAAAACCAAGTTTGTTTACCGCTGCTTGCTGCAAACTACTTGTGATAAAAGGAGCTACTGGATTTTTAACTCGTTCTTTATCAACAATGCTATCAATGACATAATTTTTATTTTTTAATTCGCTAACAACTTTATTTGTTTCAGCTTCTGTTTTAAGCTCTGCAGGCTTTTTGCTAATATGAGTAAGCATCGCATTAAAAATGCTTTTACCGTGGGCAAAAGCGCCTTCAATTGACCAATACTCTTCTGTTTTAAAAGCTCTAATTTCTTTTTCGCGCTGACAAATTATTTTCAAGGCAACAGATTGAACACGACCAGCCGATAGTCCTTTTGCGAGCTTTCTCCATAAAATCGGAGAAACTTCATAACCAACCCATCTATCCAAAACTCTACGAGCCTGTTGAGCAAAAACTTTTGGCATATCAACTTTTGATGGATTTTTAATAGCCTCGGTTATTGCCGATTTCGTAATTTCGTTAAAAGTAATTCTATGGATTTGGCTTGGCGATAGAAATTTGTTAATTTCTTGTTCTACGTGCCATGCAATAATCTCTCCCTCGCGATCAGGATCAGGAGCTAGATAGACTTCATCAGAGGCCTTAGCTGCTTTTACAAGGTCGCTTATTACTTTTTCTTTATCTTTAATTGTTTCGTATTCTAAAGTAATTCCACTGCTTTCAATGGTAATACCTAGACCTTTTGAGGGAAGGTCTTTTATGTGTCCAACCGTGGACATCACACGAAATTCATTATTAAGAAATTTAGTAATAGTTTTTATTTTTCCAGGAGATTCAACAATGAGCAGTTTTTTCATATCGTTCTAGTTAAAAAGTGAAGAAAAATTGATTTGCGCCAAGACCATTTAATTTGTATAGATATTTGTATAGATAAAGGATTTTGCTTGATAAGTCAAATCTCAGGCTTAATATTTTATTTTATTTATGATACTTTAGGACAAAATTTAAATAGCTATGGTGAAGCGTTAAAGGATTGATTCGTGACTACTTTTTTTCAATTTGCTTATCCTAAAGCATGCCTTACAAGCCTTATAATCCTACTTGGAGTTATTGCACTACGTTATATATGGTATAACCCAACCATATTTCTATATCCTCTGACTTCTTTTTTAAAAAAGAAAAACCTTCAAGCATCATTTCTTCCAACAAAATTCTTTTTTGTAATTCGCACGACAAGCCTTATTTTAATGGCAATTTTAATAGGAAAACCACAATTTGTTGACTTAAAATCTAAAATCACAGTTGAAGGAATCGATATTGTTTTAGCCCTAGATGTTTCTGGCAGCATGAACTGCTTTGATGATCAAAATGATCGAAGATCGCGACTAGAAGTTGCAAAAGCAGAAGCCTTAAACTTTATTGAAAAGCGACAAAATGACGCAATTGGATTGGTTATCTTTGGTCGCTATGCAATAGCTCGGTGTCCATTAACCCTTGATAAAAACATTTTAAACGACATCATTTCTAAATTAGAAATCGGCCAACCAAGTCAAGACATGGCCCAAGCAACAATGCTTTCTCAAGGACTGGTAACTTCAGTTAGAAGACTGCAAGCCTCTAAATCAAAGAGTAAAATAATAGTACTGCTAACGGATGGAGAACCTTCTCCTGGCGATCTTGACCCAAAAGATGCGCTGCAAATAGCAAAAGAGATTGGCGTAAAAATTTACACCATTGGAATTGGAGGCGACGAAGGAGGATTTAACACGGATCCTATTTTTGGAGCATACCGAGTACGAGCTCCACTCAACAAAGAGCTTCTCAAAAAAATAGCAAAAGAAACCAATGGTCAATTCTTTGAAGCAAAAAAACCAAAGGATTTAAAAACCATTTACGAAACTATCGACAAGTTAGAAAAAAGATCATACGAAACAGAAATCTACAATAAATATCATGATTATTTTATGCCTATTTTATGGTGGATAATAACTCTTACTTGCATAGAATTATTCATGGCAACATGGATTTGGTTCATTATCTAAAACAGTTTACAAATCTAGGATGTTTTAAAATGTTACAATATTTAAACATGATTCATTTTGCAGGCGTACAAAATAAAACAATTGCTTTATCTTTATGCTTCTTTGTTTTTTTATGCTTGTTTGTTCGATTTATCAAAACACAAAAATCAATTAATAAACTTACGGTAAAAAAGTGGCGTAATTTATTAATTCTCAACGCTTCATTTTTTAAATTATTTCTAAAAGCTTCTTTGTTTATGCTCGGTTTTTGCTTTTTAATGATTGCCCTTCTTAGGCCACAATGGAATAAAAAAGAGGA is a genomic window containing:
- a CDS encoding VWA domain-containing protein; protein product: MTTFFQFAYPKACLTSLIILLGVIALRYIWYNPTIFLYPLTSFLKKKNLQASFLPTKFFFVIRTTSLILMAILIGKPQFVDLKSKITVEGIDIVLALDVSGSMNCFDDQNDRRSRLEVAKAEALNFIEKRQNDAIGLVIFGRYAIARCPLTLDKNILNDIISKLEIGQPSQDMAQATMLSQGLVTSVRRLQASKSKSKIIVLLTDGEPSPGDLDPKDALQIAKEIGVKIYTIGIGGDEGGFNTDPIFGAYRVRAPLNKELLKKIAKETNGQFFEAKKPKDLKTIYETIDKLEKRSYETEIYNKYHDYFMPILWWIITLTCIELFMATWIWFII
- a CDS encoding topoisomerase DNA-binding C4 zinc finger domain-containing protein, yielding MSIKTNSKFMWPLLTAVAFIVCGLVCWNVSFYIPKTTTVEKSVSKKKQTSPLGDCEKCGKSLRKVNGRFGQFVGCSGYPECKYIQRKKASFCCPECAGSVEERKWSGGTLWGCGNYPECRYAIFSDIQDSPCLKCDKSPYLLKKTDENGIIVLTCPHEECK
- the topA gene encoding type I DNA topoisomerase, which codes for MKKLLIVESPGKIKTITKFLNNEFRVMSTVGHIKDLPSKGLGITIESSGITLEYETIKDKEKVISDLVKAAKASDEVYLAPDPDREGEIIAWHVEQEINKFLSPSQIHRITFNEITKSAITEAIKNPSKVDMPKVFAQQARRVLDRWVGYEVSPILWRKLAKGLSAGRVQSVALKIICQREKEIRAFKTEEYWSIEGAFAHGKSIFNAMLTHISKKPAELKTEAETNKVVSELKNKNYVIDSIVDKERVKNPVAPFITSSLQQAAVNKLGFSVKKTMTIAQSMYEGIPLEDPKSPTALITYMRTDSTRLSQTAIDGAREFILSEWGKTYLPTKPNLYGKKEGAQDAHEAIRPIEMSLKPDDIKPYVSAEIYKLYQLIWSRAVASQMKPALYAQRQVVIVADKYTFKVTGSTLTFDGFLKAYQTEEEDDDKVVKLPNGLKENEPLALEKIDPKQHFTQPPAKFSEATIVKELEKQGIGRPSTYATIISTIQARKYVELDKKRFVPTDLGMKVTEMLDENLPKIMDLKFTAHMEEDLDKIASGNMERDKLLNEFWESFSVDLEKFKGQTSKLGKKTLEETPLDCSSCNEKKLVVRLGKNGSFLGCPGYPKCTFTSKFERKDDGTIVLLEDTDQPTLLDEKCSKCSKPMRLMKGRFGEFVACSGYPECKNIKQNIASFPCPLCSGSIAERKWRGGKLWGCQGYPKCKFSIFSDIEQSPCPKCNKSLYMLKKTDRSGKTNLICPEDGCKHVVAQAE